A stretch of the Nicotiana tabacum cultivar K326 chromosome 6, ASM71507v2, whole genome shotgun sequence genome encodes the following:
- the LOC107819571 gene encoding metacaspase-1 yields the protein MVCGFFNKIMMLVNCSNCHTPLQLPPGAKSIRCAICRAITLIADPRTAPPPPPPASAYNNHYYPPAPAPSPYNYHSTTSQTPSPSSRGGRKRAVIVGISYKNTRNELKGCINDAKCMRHLLTNRFKFPQDSILMLTEEERDPYRIPTKHNIRMAMYWLVQGCQAGDSLVFHYSGHGSQQRNYTGDEVDGFDETLCPLDFETQGMIVDDEINATLVRPLPRGAKLHAIIDACHSGTMLDLPFLCRMDRTGRYVWEDHRPRSGAWKGTSGGEVISFSGCDDDQTSADTDSLSKVTSTGAMTFSFIQAIEHGQGTTYGGILNAMRSSIRSSDSGIGGGIVTSLLTMLITGGSVGIGMRQEPQLTANEPFDVYTKPFSL from the exons ATGGTTTGTGgcttttttaataaaataatgatGCTTGTTAACTGTTCCAATTGCCACACACCTTTACAATTGCCACCGGGGGCAAAATCCATTCGCTGCGCAATCTGCCGAGCCATTACCCTCATCGCCGATCCTCGCACTGCCCCGCCACCGCCACCACCAGCTTCCGCCTATAACAACCACTACTATCCTCCGGCCCCTGCCCCATCTCCTTATAATTATCACTCAACTACCAGTCAAACTCCCTCGCCGTCGTCACGCGGCGGCCGGAAGAGAGCTGTGATTGTCGGGATTTCGTATAAGAATACCCGGAATGAACTGAAAGGCTGCATCAATGATGCTAAATGTATGAGGCACTTGCTGACTAATCGGTTCAAATTTCCTCAAGACTCCATTCTCATGCTTACTG AAGAAGAGAGGGATCCATACAGAATTCCAACTAAACATAATATAAGAATGGCAATGTACTGGCTTGTGCAAGGATGTCAAGCAGGGGATTCTCTGGTGTTTCATTATTCAGGTCATGGTTCACAACAAAGGAACTACACTGGAGATGAAGTTGATGGGTTTGACGAAACACTTTGCCCTTTGGATTTTGAAACTCAGGGAATGATTGTTGATGATGAAATTAATGCAACACTAGTTAGGCCCCTTCCACGTGGCGCTAAGCTTCATGCTATTATAGATGCTTGTCACAGTGGTACTATGCTAGATCTACCGTTTCTCTGTAGGATGGACAG AACTGGACGATATGTATGGGAAGATCATCGTCCTCGATCAGGAGCATGGAAAGGAACAAGTGGTGGAGAAGTTATATCCTTCAGTGGTTGTGATGATGATCAAACCTCAGCTGATACGGAT AGTTTGTCCAAGGTCACTTCAACTGGTGCAATGACCTTTTCCTTCATCCAAGCAATTGAGCATGGACAAGGAACTACATATGGGGGTATTCTAAATGCAATGAGATCTTCCATTCGCAGTTCTGATAGTGGTATAGGGGGTGGCATTGTCACATCTCTTCTGACAATGCTGATTACTGGAGGAAGTGTTGGTATTGGAATGAGACAG GAGCCACAGTTAACAGCCAATGAGCCATTTGATGTTTACACCAAGCCATTTTCGTTATAG